The window TCTACCAGCTTTTTATTACTAAGCTGCATGTCTACCATTTTGTTGCCCTTTACCCTGCCCAGGCGCACCATGGTAGAGGTGGTAATCATGTTCAGCACCAGTTTTTGGGCCGTGCCGGCTTTCATGCGGGTGCTGCCTGTTACAAACTCGGGACCAACAACAGCTTCTATGGGATACTCACAGGCTGCCGCCACCGCTGAGCCGGGGTTGCACACCACACAACCTGTGAGCAGACCCCGCTTCCGGGCTTCCTGCAGGCCACCGATCACATAGGGGGTACGGCCAGAGGCGGCAATACCTACCACCGTATCCAGCTCGTTTGGCAGGTAAGGTGCCAGGTCATGCCAGGCAGCATCTCGGTCGTCTTCGGCAAACTCAACCGCTTTGCGAATGGCGCTGTCGCCGCCGGCAATCAGGCCAACCACCCAATCGTGGGGTACTCCATAGGTAGGCGGGCATTCTGAGGCATCTACAATACCGAGGCGGCCACTGGTGCCGGCGCCAATGTAAAACAGCCGGCCTCCCTGCTGCATGCGCGGCACCAGCTGCTCTACCAGTGCTTCTATCTGCGGAATCGCTTTTTCCACAGCCAGGGGTACTGTTTTATCTTCCTTATTGATATTGTCCAGCAGCTCCCGCACACTCATCTGCTCAAGGTGGTTGTAGTGGGAGCTTGATTCGGTGATGCTCATTTTTGATGTTTATGGACGCTAAATTATAAACTTGTTCTAACTGCCTTGCAGGCATATGGAAATTTACAATAAAGAATTTTTGTAATATATGACATCATCATACTTCACCAGCTCTATTTCCTGCCCTATCCTAAAAGGGGGCCTGTAACTATTTGCGTATTTCACAAAATCCCTTTTCATTTTTTGGTCCCTGTCCAGATACTCCACATACGGATACTTAATCCAGGTCCATTCACCACCAATTCTGGCAAACTTAGAGCGATATTCTATCACAAAACCTTTTGTATGATAGCCTTCTCTTAATATAGCTTGTGACTTCTTAAGCAAAAGCACCCAAACAAGTATGATAACAGCAATAAGGACAAACAGGAAGATTAACCACTCCATAGGATGCTATGCTAAAGCTTTGCTACCAATGTAAGGCTCTTATCTGAAATTTTCAGAACAAAAACCTCTATAAGAAGCAAGGCATCAGAAGCAAGCCTGCGCTGTCACTTAAATCTCTGCCTTGCGCAATCCTGTAGCCGGAGGGCCGGAGAGTTGATCGCCGGTAGCTGTGTAGCGGCCGCCATGGCAGGGGCAATCCCAGGTTTTTTCCATTTTGTTCCACTGCACCACGCAACCCATGTGAACGCAGGTGGGACTCATCACATGCAAGCCACCCTGATCATCGCGATACACCGCATACTGCTGAAGGCCCTGGCGCAGAATTTTGCCTTCGCCATTCTGGATTTCCTTTACATCAGAAGCATCGGAGCTAAAGCGGTCTGTGATAAATTCCTTGGCTACATTCAGGTTTTCCTTCAGGAATTCGCCTGCTTCTGCTTTGATATTGAGGCGCGACGGACTGAATAATTCAGCAAACTTGTTCTCCTTACCCAAAATTATATCAGACAGCAGATAGCCTGCAAAGGAGCCCCAAAGGGTACCATCACCAGAATAACCCGATCCGTAGTACACCCTTTTGTGGGTGATGCTTTTGCCTATGAAAGGCAGATTGTCGGCCGGCTCAAACACCTGTGCCGACCAGCTGGCCAGGTATTCTTTGATACCAAAACGCTCCTCTGCCCAAGCCTTGATGGATTGCAGGTGGTTGTTTTCATCTCCGGTCTGGCCGGTTTTGTGGTCGGCACCGCCAATGATCACCACATCATCTTCCTCCTTACGCACATAGTTATAAGGATCGCGCATGTCGTATATCAGGGCATCGGGCACCGGCTGGCGGGTGCGCACGGCGATGGCATACGAGCGGTAGGGTGCCATACGGGTATGTACCGGGTGCATAAAAATTGGGCTGTGTGTTGCCAGCACCAGGTGCTGTGCCCGCACGGTAGCACCAGTCGACAGGGTCACTTCCACATGATCGCCTTTATCATTATGCTTTTCTACGCGGGTCTGCTCATGGATCTGCACACCGGCATCTCGCAGGGTGTCGGCCAGTCCGTAAACAAACTTCAGGGGGTGGAAACGGGCATTCCGGTTAAAGCGTACCACCATCCCGGTTGGGAAATTGAGCCCTTCGATCTCCTCCACCTCTTCTACATCCAGGCCAGCTTCTTTTGCCGCTTTCAGCTCCTTTTGCAGCTCCAGGATTTGGTCGGTTGTTTCGGCATAGATATAAGCAGGCAGCTTTTTATAGTTAGCATTCAGGTTGTGCGCCTTGTCTACCTGCCCTACCAGCTCAATGCCCAACACTGCGGCTTCTGCCACCAATTTGGCAGTATCCTTACCAAAATTCCGGGTAACAATGTGGTAATCGCAATCTACAGATGAGTTAAGGTGGGCTGTGGTATTGCCGCTTACACCACTGCCGATGGTACGAGCTTCCACCACCACCGCTTTTTTCCCTGCCTGCATCAGGTTCCAGGCGGTCATCAGGCCGGTGATGCCTGCGCCTACAATAAGCACCTCTGTTTCCAGGTCTTTATCCAGTGGCGCAAATACTTCTTTTTTGGCCGTTCTTTCCCAATAAGATGTTGTCATAGGTTTTGTAGCTTTGGTTATAGGAGTAACTTTGAATGAGTTCCGATGTTTTTACAATATGGCGCATAATCATTCTCATCATGAAGGCGGGCATGGGCACCATCACGGGCATCACCACCACCATCATGCCGGCAGCAGCTCTAAAAATATTTTAACAGCCCTCCTGCTAAACCTAAGCTTCACTGTTGTTGAGATCGTTGGTGGCCTGCTAAGCAACAGCCTAGCCATCTTGTCTGATGCCGTCCACGACCTGGGAGACAGCCTGGCCCTGGGCATGAGCTACTATGCCGAAAAAAGATCCGGCCAGAAGGTAAAGGATGAGAATTATACCTTTGGACTGCGCCGGCTCCCACTCATGAGTGCTGCCCTCAATGCGCTGATCCTGCTGGGTGGTTCTGCCTGGGTTGTAGTAAATGCCCTGCCAAGACTGCAGGCGCCGGAACCTGTAAAATCCGGCTGGATGATAGTCCTGGCCGTGGTGGGTGTTGCCGTAAACGGCCTGGCTGTGCTACGGCTCAAAGGCAATAAAGGCATCAACAGCCGTGTGGTGGCCCTGCACCTCCTGGAAGATGCCCTGGGCTGGGTGGCTGTGCTGATCGGTGCGGTGGCGATCCATTATACCGGCTATTACATCATCGACCCCATTCTATCGCTGCTCATAGCCTGTTATATTTTTTACAATGCCTTTAAAAGCCTGCGGGAGGTTTATTTCCTTTTAGTACAGCGCTCTCCTGCCACCGTAGAGGTATCACAAATGAAACAACAACTGGAGGCACTCGAAGATATCCGGCAGATCACCGATCTGCACATCTGGTCCCTGGAGGGTACCCATCACATCTTAAGCCTGCACGCCCTGGTTACACCCAACTTACAGCCAGAACAGCAGCATGCCCTGAAAACCAGCATGCGCCGCATCATTAACAAACACGGCGAATTCCACAGCACCATAGAGCTGGAGTACAACCTGGATGAATGCGGGGATCATTGTTAATGTGCTAATTGGGACAGCAAACTTTATGAATTACTGTGGGTGTTCATATGCAGTACCCCGATCATTAGCACATTAGCACCCCAAAAAATTAGCACATTACCCAAATAGTCCCTTAAATTTGGGAATGAGCAAAAATAACTCCGCCAACTGGCGTACCGCCACACAGTGCGTACACAGTGGAACCCTACTTGACGAAACCGTAAAGGGCGTAAATACGCCTATTCATACCTCCTCTGCCTTTGGCTACGGAGACCCTGCCGATAATAAGTATCCACGCTATTACAACACCCCCAACCAAAAGGCGGTGGTGGATAAGTTGTGTGCCCTGGAAGGCGCCGAAGAAGGCATGCTGTTCAGCTCCGGCATGGCAGCCATCAGTGCCATGGTGCTGGGCCTGCTGCAAAGTGGAGACCACCTGGTGATCCCTAAAGAGATTTATGGAGGCAGCTACAGCTTTTTCCGTACCGAGCTGCCGCGCTTTGGCATTCAGTTCACCCTGATTGATGATACCACTCCGGAAGCCTATGCGGCTGCCATTACCCCGGCCACCAAAGCCCTGTACATGGAAACACCCAGCAATCCGCTGCTGAAGCTTACCGATGTTGCGGCGGTGGCACAGCTGGCAAAGGAGCATGGCCTGTTAAGCTTTATCGATAATACCTTTGCCTCTCCCATTAACCAGCTGCCCCTGCAAATGGGGGTAGATGTAGTAATGCACAGCGGCACTAAATATTTTGGCGGCCACAGTGATCTTTGCTTTGGCGTGCTGGTGGGCAAACGGGAGCCCCTGCAAAAACTACGCACCCATGCTGTTAACACAGGCGGAAGCCTCAATGCCCAAACCTGCGCCCTGATAGAGCGTAGCCTGAAAACCCTGGAGATACGTGTTGAACGCCAGACCCAAAATGCGCAGCGTATTGCAGAATTCCTGGAGCAGCATCCAAAAGTGGTAAATGTGAATTTCCCGGGGCTTTCCTCTCACCCACAGCACGAGCTGGCCAGAAAGCAGATGATAGGCTTTGGTGCCATGCTTTCTTTTGAGGTGGCTGGTGGTGGTGCTGCAGCTGATGCACTTACTGACCGATTGCAAATCATCATGCCGGCCCTAAGCCTGGGCGGTGTGGAAAGCCTGATCTGCTCGCCCCGAAAAACTTCTCACTTAAAAATGAGTGCGGCAGAACGGGAGGAAGCAGGTATTTCCGATGGACTACTGCGCCTCTCTGTTGGCATAGAAGCTGCAGAAGACCTGATAGCAGATCTGGACAGGGCGCTAAGGGCTGAATAAAGGGAGCATGCAGCTACACAGGGTGGTGATTACGGGGCTGGGTGTGCTGACCCCAATTGGCAATTCAGTTTCTTCTTTCTGGAAAGGTTTACTGGAAGGCAAGAGTGGGGCAGGGCCAATCACCCGCTTTGACAGCAGTGGCTACCGCTGCCGTATTGCCTGCGAGCTCAAAGACTTCAGGCCACAGGACCACCTGGACCATAAAACGCTGCGGCAGACCGACCGCTTTACCCAGTATGCCCTTGTTGCCGCCAATGAAGCAATGCAGGATGCAGGATTGGTCCTGCCAGCCATGCGGCCTGAACGTATGGGCGTCATTTGGGCTTCGGGCAACGGAGGGGTGGAGAGCTTTGAGCAGGAGGTGCTGGCAAATGCTGCCAGTAACCGCAGGCCACGCTACAGCCCCTACATAATCCCAAAGACGCTGCTCGATACGCCCAGCGGCATGCTGGCGCTGAGGTTTGGTTTCAGGGGCGTGAACTTTGGCACCGTTTCGGCCTGCGCCTCTGCTACCACTGCCCTTATAGAAGCTTTCAATTACCTGCGGCTTGGCAAGGCCGATGCCATTCTCTGCGGAGGCTCCGAAGCGCCCATCACGCCTGCCTGGGTGGGTGGTTTTGATGCCATGAAGGCCCTCTCTACCCGAAATGATGAACCCGCCAAAGCCTCCCGCCCTTTTGATGCTGAAAGAGATGGATTTGTGGTGGGCGAAGGGGCCGGCGCCCTGGTACTGGAGCGGCTGGAGCATGCGCTGGAGCGTAAAGCACACATTTGGGCCGAAGTGGCAGGCGGTGGCATGAGTGCCGATGCCTGGCATCCCACCGCCCCGGAACCCGGGGGCAGCGGTGCACTGCTAAGCATGCAAATGGCGCTGGAAGAAGCTGGGATTAGTCCTGAACAGCTGGGCTACATAAATGCACATGCCACCTCCACCCTGGCAGGCGATTTAGCCGAAGCAAAGGCCTTAGCCAGCCTGTTGGGCACTAAGCTGGCAGCTGTGGCAGTGAGCAGCACAAAAGGGCAAACAGGACACCTGCTGGGGGCCGCCGGGGCAATTGAAGCTGTTGCTACTACCCTGGCGCTCTTCCACAACACCCTGCCACCCACCGGAAACCTCAGTACACTCCACCCGGCACTGCCCCCGCAACTGCAGCTGATCTCCAGGAAACCCATGCACAAATCAATCAAATTCGCAATAAGTAATAGCTTTGGCTTTGGGGGACACAATGCCAGCCTGGTACTCTCCGGCCTATGAGGAGCCTTCCACAGGTTTAATCAGGAGTACGCTGCTAAAAAATGTGATTTTCCGGAAGAAAATAAGAAGATGATCAGAACGTTCTATACGCTGAAAACCCTAAACTATAGAGGCTTAGCAGGATACCCTTTATATTAAGTTGAATTTGATAATTATCATACATCAGACTGCAACAATATCTGTTAGTTTATAGATTTACATGAATTATATCCATGGCGGCATCCATTCTCTCTAATTCTCTTTTTTCTAATAAATGAAAAACAGCCACCTGATTCACCGCTTGCTGTTGGTTGCTGCAGCAGCCGCAGGTCTTCAAGCTCTTTGGGATGCTTATCAAAGTTCCATGGTCATTGCTATGCTTGATGCTGTTATCCTGCTTTGGTTGCTGGGTCTTATGCTCCTGAATAAGGTGAGCAGGCAATCTTTTGTGCCTTTCATCATACTCGCTTCCATTGCCGCTATTTTACTGGTTACGGGTTCGCTCATACCCCAGGAGAATGGGCTGCACCTGCTTTTTTTACCGCTGCTATGCGCCGTTTTTATACTTTTTGACTATAAACAACATTGGGAAAAAATTGTGGGCGGCGGTTTTGTACTTGGCTGTTATCTGCTGCTGGAGGCTACAAACTTCAGGCTGTTCGGAGATTTACCCATGCTGGAGGCTCCTGATCGTGTATCCTTTTCAGTTAACTTCTTAAGCTCGGGAGTAGGGCTCTTTACAATCTTTAGCTTTCTTACCAGGGCTAATTATAAAGCCCAGGAACACCTACAGGAAATGGCAGATGAGGCACAACGAAAAAATAATGAGCTTATCAAGGTAAATGAAGAGCTGGACCGCTTTGTATACAGCACCTCACATGATCTGCGGGCTCCGCTGCTTTCAGTCCTGGGCTTGGTTCAGCTGCTGGAAAAAAAGCCTGTCGATGAAACCCAGCAATCGTACCTGAAAATGATGCGAACGCGCATCAGCAACCTGGAGGCTTTTATCAATGACATTACCTCCTATGCCCGAAATGCCCGCCTGCCATTACAGCCGGAACCCCTCCAGCTTCAGGAGCTGGTAGATGAGGTTTTCAACAGCCATCTTTTTTTACACGAAAACAACCCAATTGCCCTTATTCAGCAAATCGATTTCCGGGAGATTCTCTCTGTTGACCGCCAGCGCCTGAATACGGTACTTAATAACCTTATTTCTAATGCCATTAAGTATCATCAGCTACAGCACCCACAACCCCACGTAACCGTAGGTGCCAGCCTGCAGGGCAAAGAACTACACCTATGGGTAGCAGATAACGGTCCGGGGATTTCTCCTAATGTACAGGCACGCATGTTTGAGATGTTTTACCGTGGCAATGAGCGCTCCGGCGGTTCCGGCCTGGGTCTTTATATTGTAAAGGAAGCGATAGAAAAGCTAGGTGGTCGCCTGGAAGTGGAGTCGGTTTATGGTGAAGGCAGCACCTTTCATGTATGGGTACCGGTACAAATAGTGGAACAGCAGCCTATACAGCATCTGCCCCTGGCTGATGGTTAGTAAACTTTAATACCAACAACTAAACAAGCTGGCCGTTAAAGGAAAGGACTGAAAAAAAATTAGTCTGTGTCTTTCATGCCGCCTGTTGCAGCAAAATTTCCGGAACCACTCTTAGTCTTATGGTATAGGACAATGGTTAATTGACTACACTGGCCGTTAACTCCTGCCACTTAGCCTCACGGGCAAAGTAAATAATACCTAAAAGAGTTTTGATAACCAGCACGTCCTTATTGAGGGATACAATCTGATATTGAAGCTTATTATTCAGCACCAGGTAAGTCTGTTTGTTACCATCCGCGTCAGATGCTGTTTTAAGGCACCATGTTCTATTTGAGGAAGCAGCACTACTATAGCCATCCCTGGTATTTTCCAGCAGTACTTTACCATCGTTCTTAAAATGAAACTCCTGGTAATTTGAAGGGCAGCTTATCTTAACCTTTCCATGTACCAGGGTTTTATACGATTTCCAACTACCTTCCAGACGTTCCTTCAAAATCATACTATGGAAATTTACCCTTATGGAATACAAACCTATACCAATAATGGTTTCCTTAGGCCAGCCTAATCTGCTGGAACACGGACATTTTAATAATAATTTAATGTGGGAACATAGCACAAGTGTGGGTATGCGCAGTCCAGCAGGTTAAAAATAATTGCTCTGCCCTGCTCATATCTACAGACCATAAAGTGCAACAATATATCTTTTTCTATTTCAGGAGAAGATCAGTAAATCCGCTTTATAAAGCGTCAACATAAGTGAGGGCTGCTCTAAACATTCTCATAGTTATTTTTATTTTATACTCATAATTTCATCATCATGAGATACAAAGGCCGCAGATCCAGTTCAAATGTAGATGACCGCAGAGGCATGTCCAGGGGTAAACTGGCTGTCGGGGGTGGTATTGGTGGAGCTATCATGATAGTTTTATACCTTCTGATGGGTGGAGATCCGGGTGCTGTGATGAACCAGGCAGGCCAGGGTCAAAATAACGCATCTGGTACTTACGAGCCTACCGCTGAAGAACAGGAATTGTATGAACTGGTAACGGTGACGCTTGCCGATACAGAGGAAGTTTGGCAGGAAATATTCAGAGCCAGGGGTTACACATACGATGAGCCCACAATGGTGGTATTTACGGATGCTGTGGAGTCCGCCTGCGGGAGCGCGGGCGCTGCTACGGGACCATTTTATTGCCCGGCCGATCGCAAAGTCTATATTGACCTAAGCTTCTATAATCAACTTAAGCAGTTAGAAGCCCCTGGTGATTTTGCCATGGCCTACGTGATAGCCCATGAAGTTGGTCATCATGTGCAGAACCTGATGGGTATATCGGAACAGGTGCAATCTCAACGCAGAAGCCTGTCAGAACAGGAATACAACCAGTTATCCGTGAGGCTGGAGTTGCAGGCTGATTTTTTTGCAGGTCTGTGGGCACATCATGCACAGGATAAATTCAATATTTTACAGGAAGGCGACATCGAAGAAGCCCTTAATGCCGCTAATGCTATTGGCGATGACCGGATGCAGAGACGTTCACAGGGATATGTGGTACCCGATGCCTTTACCCATGGCACCTCCGCACAGCGCGTACGCTGGTTTCGTAAAGGCTTTGAGACAGGTAGGCTGGAAGAAGGCGACACCTTCAATGCCACCAATCTGTAGTGTAAGCTCCCCTGAATATTGGGCCGGTTTAAAGCGGCAGCGGGGCTGCCCCAGCCCGGCTGTGGCAGCCCCGCTATTGATTTTTCAATGTAAAATTTCTTCTGATAAATCAGTAGGAGCTCTGTAATTAAGAGTTTGGTGAAGCCGGTGGTGGCGGTTTTACGCCGCTGCTGCCATGGCCGAACTTCATGTAGGCCTACATTTTCACTAGGATTTTGATGGATCTAATTAATTTCGAAAGCGTTTTTTAATGACAGTGGACTTATTGAGGTAAGATGGCTATAGAAATGCCTTTACGATCATCAGCCACTTCCCGTCTTATGGTTATCATAAACTTCATTGTACCGGATGCTTCAGGTGTGTTGCTACCGCTATTCTGTTCCATGCGTTAATGGCTACTATCTGTATGATGATTTCGGCGATCTCATTTTCAGAAAAATAGTCTTTCAATCTGGCATAGCTCTCTTTTGAAAGTCCACTGTCAGCAATTTTTGTGATTTGGTCCGTAGCAGCTAATGCCGTTTTTTCTTTTTCGGTAAACAGGGGAGACTCCCACCAGGCACTCAAGGCATAGATGCGCTGTTCGCTCTCTCCTGCTTTACGGGCATCGGTTGTGTGAATCTGAATACAGTAAGCACAACCGTTGATCTGGGAAGCCCTGATCTTGATAAGTTCCTTCAAGGAAAACGCTAAGCGTGTATCTTTTAGATACTTCTCCAAAGCATACATGGCTTTGTATGCCTGCGGTTCCACTTCTTTGATGATCACTCTTTCTTCCATTTTTTCTTTGATTTCATTACCTGATCCTGCACCCTTATAGAGCACAGGCTTGGCTTAAGCCCTTTCCCTTTATACATGGCAGGAAATGCGGTGGCCAGGCATGGACTCCAGCTAATTAAAAATTTTAGCTTTTAACTTCGTCAATTCTCCAAGCAGCAAGGTATCCTTTACCAGTTCCTCTTTACCAATCTTCGCGGCTGCTTGAACAATCTCAAAGTTCAGGGTATCTATCTCGGTTTCCCTGCCGTTTTTAATATCCTGCAGGGTAGAGATCAGTTGCCCCTCAGAAGACCTGCTGATCAGCAGCAGCTTTGCCAGAATTTCGTCCGGATCAAGCTTTATGGCATTTCCCTTTGCTATTTCCACACATTCCCCAATTACCCTTTTCGCTATGTTCAATGCATCTTTATTCCGGTAAAAAATGCCGTTATCCACATCCAGCAGGGGGCAAATGGAGTTAAAAACACAGTTGATAATGGTCTTTTCCCAGATGATTGGCTGAATGTCGGATTCCAACCTGAACTGAAAATATTTACTGCTAAGTTGCGCTACAACGGCCTGCAGCTTAGCTCCACCCCCCCGTATTACTCCTATGGGAGACTCAGCAACAGGTTTGAAGGAAAGCGTATGTGCTGAAGTTATTTGACTGGTCGCAAAGAGCACACAGCGGTAGATTTCAGGAAAACCTTCCTCAGCAAAGGGCTGCTCAACTCCCAGCCCGTTTTGCAGGATC of the Flammeovirgaceae bacterium 311 genome contains:
- the murQ gene encoding N-acetylmuramic acid-6-phosphate etherase (COG2103 Predicted sugar phosphate isomerase); this translates as MSITESSSHYNHLEQMSVRELLDNINKEDKTVPLAVEKAIPQIEALVEQLVPRMQQGGRLFYIGAGTSGRLGIVDASECPPTYGVPHDWVVGLIAGGDSAIRKAVEFAEDDRDAAWHDLAPYLPNELDTVVGIAASGRTPYVIGGLQEARKRGLLTGCVVCNPGSAVAAACEYPIEAVVGPEFVTGSTRMKAGTAQKLVLNMITTSTMVRLGRVKGNKMVDMQLSNKKLVERGTRMIMDELTIEEAEARQLLLQQGSVRKAVDFYRQQHARD
- a CDS encoding Rieske family iron-sulfur cluster-binding protein (COG0665 Glycine/D-amino acid oxidases (deaminating)), translating into MTTSYWERTAKKEVFAPLDKDLETEVLIVGAGITGLMTAWNLMQAGKKAVVVEARTIGSGVSGNTTAHLNSSVDCDYHIVTRNFGKDTAKLVAEAAVLGIELVGQVDKAHNLNANYKKLPAYIYAETTDQILELQKELKAAKEAGLDVEEVEEIEGLNFPTGMVVRFNRNARFHPLKFVYGLADTLRDAGVQIHEQTRVEKHNDKGDHVEVTLSTGATVRAQHLVLATHSPIFMHPVHTRMAPYRSYAIAVRTRQPVPDALIYDMRDPYNYVRKEEDDVVIIGGADHKTGQTGDENNHLQSIKAWAEERFGIKEYLASWSAQVFEPADNLPFIGKSITHKRVYYGSGYSGDGTLWGSFAGYLLSDIILGKENKFAELFSPSRLNIKAEAGEFLKENLNVAKEFITDRFSSDASDVKEIQNGEGKILRQGLQQYAVYRDDQGGLHVMSPTCVHMGCVVQWNKMEKTWDCPCHGGRYTATGDQLSGPPATGLRKAEI
- a CDS encoding cation diffusion facilitator family transporter (COG1230 Co/Zn/Cd efflux system component), with amino-acid sequence MAHNHSHHEGGHGHHHGHHHHHHAGSSSKNILTALLLNLSFTVVEIVGGLLSNSLAILSDAVHDLGDSLALGMSYYAEKRSGQKVKDENYTFGLRRLPLMSAALNALILLGGSAWVVVNALPRLQAPEPVKSGWMIVLAVVGVAVNGLAVLRLKGNKGINSRVVALHLLEDALGWVAVLIGAVAIHYTGYYIIDPILSLLIACYIFYNAFKSLREVYFLLVQRSPATVEVSQMKQQLEALEDIRQITDLHIWSLEGTHHILSLHALVTPNLQPEQQHALKTSMRRIINKHGEFHSTIELEYNLDECGDHC
- a CDS encoding cystathionine beta-lyase (COG0626 Cystathionine beta-lyases/cystathionine gamma-synthases) translates to MSKNNSANWRTATQCVHSGTLLDETVKGVNTPIHTSSAFGYGDPADNKYPRYYNTPNQKAVVDKLCALEGAEEGMLFSSGMAAISAMVLGLLQSGDHLVIPKEIYGGSYSFFRTELPRFGIQFTLIDDTTPEAYAAAITPATKALYMETPSNPLLKLTDVAAVAQLAKEHGLLSFIDNTFASPINQLPLQMGVDVVMHSGTKYFGGHSDLCFGVLVGKREPLQKLRTHAVNTGGSLNAQTCALIERSLKTLEIRVERQTQNAQRIAEFLEQHPKVVNVNFPGLSSHPQHELARKQMIGFGAMLSFEVAGGGAAADALTDRLQIIMPALSLGGVESLICSPRKTSHLKMSAAEREEAGISDGLLRLSVGIEAAEDLIADLDRALRAE
- a CDS encoding 3-oxoacyl-ACP synthase (COG0304 3-oxoacyl-(acyl-carrier-protein) synthase); translated protein: MQLHRVVITGLGVLTPIGNSVSSFWKGLLEGKSGAGPITRFDSSGYRCRIACELKDFRPQDHLDHKTLRQTDRFTQYALVAANEAMQDAGLVLPAMRPERMGVIWASGNGGVESFEQEVLANAASNRRPRYSPYIIPKTLLDTPSGMLALRFGFRGVNFGTVSACASATTALIEAFNYLRLGKADAILCGGSEAPITPAWVGGFDAMKALSTRNDEPAKASRPFDAERDGFVVGEGAGALVLERLEHALERKAHIWAEVAGGGMSADAWHPTAPEPGGSGALLSMQMALEEAGISPEQLGYINAHATSTLAGDLAEAKALASLLGTKLAAVAVSSTKGQTGHLLGAAGAIEAVATTLALFHNTLPPTGNLSTLHPALPPQLQLISRKPMHKSIKFAISNSFGFGGHNASLVLSGL
- a CDS encoding integral membrane sensor signal transduction histidine kinase (COG0642 Signal transduction histidine kinase) produces the protein MKNSHLIHRLLLVAAAAAGLQALWDAYQSSMVIAMLDAVILLWLLGLMLLNKVSRQSFVPFIILASIAAILLVTGSLIPQENGLHLLFLPLLCAVFILFDYKQHWEKIVGGGFVLGCYLLLEATNFRLFGDLPMLEAPDRVSFSVNFLSSGVGLFTIFSFLTRANYKAQEHLQEMADEAQRKNNELIKVNEELDRFVYSTSHDLRAPLLSVLGLVQLLEKKPVDETQQSYLKMMRTRISNLEAFINDITSYARNARLPLQPEPLQLQELVDEVFNSHLFLHENNPIALIQQIDFREILSVDRQRLNTVLNNLISNAIKYHQLQHPQPHVTVGASLQGKELHLWVADNGPGISPNVQARMFEMFYRGNERSGGSGLGLYIVKEAIEKLGGRLEVESVYGEGSTFHVWVPVQIVEQQPIQHLPLADG
- a CDS encoding hypothetical protein (COG2321 Predicted metalloprotease): MRYKGRRSSSNVDDRRGMSRGKLAVGGGIGGAIMIVLYLLMGGDPGAVMNQAGQGQNNASGTYEPTAEEQELYELVTVTLADTEEVWQEIFRARGYTYDEPTMVVFTDAVESACGSAGAATGPFYCPADRKVYIDLSFYNQLKQLEAPGDFAMAYVIAHEVGHHVQNLMGISEQVQSQRRSLSEQEYNQLSVRLELQADFFAGLWAHHAQDKFNILQEGDIEEALNAANAIGDDRMQRRSQGYVVPDAFTHGTSAQRVRWFRKGFETGRLEEGDTFNATNL
- a CDS encoding alkylhydroperoxidase (COG2128 Uncharacterized conserved protein) produces the protein MLYKGAGSGNEIKEKMEERVIIKEVEPQAYKAMYALEKYLKDTRLAFSLKELIKIRASQINGCAYCIQIHTTDARKAGESEQRIYALSAWWESPLFTEKEKTALAATDQITKIADSGLSKESYARLKDYFSENEIAEIIIQIVAINAWNRIAVATHLKHPVQ
- a CDS encoding ketopantoate reductase ApbA/PanE domain-containing protein (COG1893 Ketopantoate reductase), with the translated sequence MYRRLAAGTRHFNHMTMNNEKIFIVGSGAIGRALAVFLTLNNRQVVMLRGSVDEGESYRSQVRVELMNQESLEATFQTSTLGSFSELDGLIVLTNKSYGNKRLSSLLKGKIKDAPLVILQNGLGVEQPFAEEGFPEIYRCVLFATSQITSAHTLSFKPVAESPIGVIRGGGAKLQAVVAQLSSKYFQFRLESDIQPIIWEKTIINCVFNSICPLLDVDNGIFYRNKDALNIAKRVIGECVEIAKGNAIKLDPDEILAKLLLISRSSEGQLISTLQDIKNGRETEIDTLNFEIVQAAAKIGKEELVKDTLLLGELTKLKAKIFN